The following are encoded together in the Pirellulales bacterium genome:
- a CDS encoding N-acetylglucosamine-6-phosphate deacetylase — MLPCDLQVNGYGGVDFNSDTLTAAQMELACAQLVADGVGQFLATVITDHVPVMCARLARLAAYYGELPHIQDCLIGLHVEGPFLNPADGYRGAHPRDAILPADVSSMEQLLVAGNGLVRLVTLAPEADDQLRVTRFLAERNVCVAAGHTDASRAQLRAAAAAGCTLFTHLGNGCPALLPRHDNIIQRVLALREHFLVTLIADGAHVPFFVLENYLRLIGIDRAIVVSDAIAPAGLGPGDYTLGRWQLRIGPDLVARSPDGGHLVGSAVGLTLAAKRLSTETSLEPGDILRLTTLNPRSVLDPR; from the coding sequence ATGCTTCCCTGCGATTTACAAGTTAACGGTTATGGCGGCGTGGATTTCAATAGTGACACACTAACCGCGGCGCAGATGGAACTGGCCTGCGCGCAATTGGTGGCGGATGGAGTGGGACAGTTTTTGGCGACGGTTATCACCGATCATGTACCCGTGATGTGTGCGCGGTTGGCGCGGCTGGCGGCCTATTATGGCGAACTACCCCACATCCAAGATTGTTTGATCGGATTGCATGTGGAGGGGCCGTTTTTGAATCCGGCCGACGGTTACCGCGGCGCGCACCCCCGCGACGCGATTTTGCCAGCGGATGTTTCCAGCATGGAACAACTGCTCGTGGCGGGAAACGGGCTGGTCCGACTGGTGACCCTGGCACCCGAGGCGGATGACCAACTGCGCGTAACGCGTTTTTTAGCAGAACGGAACGTGTGCGTCGCGGCGGGACACACGGACGCCAGTCGAGCGCAATTACGCGCCGCCGCGGCAGCGGGCTGCACCCTCTTTACGCACCTGGGAAACGGCTGCCCGGCTCTCTTACCCCGGCATGATAACATCATTCAACGCGTCCTGGCCCTGCGCGAACACTTTTTGGTCACGCTGATTGCCGACGGCGCGCATGTGCCGTTTTTTGTGCTAGAAAATTACCTCCGCCTGATTGGGATCGACCGGGCGATCGTGGTCAGCGACGCCATTGCCCCGGCGGGGTTGGGACCGGGAGACTATACGCTGGGCCGCTGGCAATTGCGGATCGGTCCCGATCTGGTCGCGCGGTCGCCGGACGGGGGGCATCTGGTGGGGTCGGCGGTGGGATTGACATTGGCGGCGAAGCGTTTGTCCACCGAAACGTCGCTCGAGCCAGGGGATATCTTGCGACTGACCACCCTCAATCCGCGTTCAGTCCTTGATCCGCGCTAG